gccaaagaagccTTCCGCACATCCTAAATACAGCGAGATGATTGGAAAAGCCATCGCCGCTTTGAAAGAACGTGGAGGTTCCTCAAGGCAAGCAATTCTGAAGTACATCATGGCCAACTTCAACGTCGGAAAAGATGCCAAGTCAGTAAATGCTCATTTAAAACTTGCACTCAGAGCCGGAGTTAAGAACAACAGTTTGAAGCAGTCCAAGGGAACTGGAGCATCCGGATCTTTCAGAATTGGAGAGGCTAAAGTAGTTAAAAAGAAGCCAGCAAAGGCAAAGAAAGCAGccaaacctaaagccgccaagcctaAGAAGGCAAAGAGCACACCCAAGAAGAAGAAGccagcagcaaagaaaccagctggagagaaaaaggcgGCCAAACCAAAGGCAAaaaaaccagcagcaaagaaagcagccaagccaaagaagccAGCAGCCAAGTCACCAGCAAAAAAGAAGGCAGCCAAACCAAAAGCCAagaagacaccaaagaagaagtaaactgTTCCAGACTTCAGTCTGCAGAGGCTATTCAGCCACCAaaagcccttttaagggctacccaatttattcaaaaagaatcTACAATTGTTGTACATTAGTTATCAAACTAAATCTAGCTGAGCCCTACCCTTTTCTTTACTTTTCTCTGAACTTTGC
The DNA window shown above is from Mytilus galloprovincialis unplaced genomic scaffold, xbMytGall1.hap1.1 HAP1_SCAFFOLD_101, whole genome shotgun sequence and carries:
- the LOC143060269 gene encoding histone H5-like, producing the protein MADATAAPAVAPAKSPKKKAAAKPKKPSAHPKYSEMIGKAIAALKERGGSSRQAILKYIMANFNVGKDAKSVNAHLKLALRAGVKNNSLKQSKGTGASGSFRIGEAKVVKKKPAKAKKAAKPKAAKPKKAKSTPKKKKPAAKKPAGEKKAAKPKAKKPAAKKAAKPKKPAAKSPAKKKAAKPKAKKTPKKK